The following DNA comes from Rhinolophus sinicus isolate RSC01 linkage group LG06, ASM3656204v1, whole genome shotgun sequence.
CTTTGTATTCCCTACCTGTTTTGTGTGACTTTCCGCTCTGCGCTGCAccgcccccctcaccccccacgcCTGCCTCATCTCTCTCTATCACATTTCTAGGTACTTAAGACACTCATTTGAAAGAGTAGCTGAAACAGCAATGGGGAAACCAAAAAACCAATGGTGGAGTTTCACTTTCCCCCAGAGAAACCTGAAAGAAAAATCTCACTAAGATACCGGGTTCATCCTTCAGATCACAGCTTTATACCTCCACCCCCAAGTTAGAGGCCAGGCAAATTCAAATCAAGCACATTTAGGGAGAACCTGTTAATGTGCAGGAAATAGCAGTAACAGAATGTGGAGGAAGAGAGCGCCCCTGGCTTGTTTAAGGATCAGGAATAGGTCTGGAGCAGAAAGGGCCATGGGAGAGGAGActaagcaggggtgtccaaactgcggcccgcgggccgatccattttttattggcccgcagcaaattccaaaaatatatttagtttacttaaataaaccaggtgaggcaatacgtacttcacctcgagtgagtggcccggctgtttgtgtattttaccgcatatggccctttgtgaaaaacgttgaaaaaagtttggacacgcCTGGTCTAGAGGAAGGTTAACTCCTCCTTCAAAACTCATCACTTTCCCCTTTTACTGGATCCTCGATTAAGATTGGCGAGACTCTGTAGTGCAGGAAATAGCAGCAGTCATGGGGTTACAGGAAAGgctgccccaggacacagaggcTGTGTGTGTTGTCATGTGCAGCTCACATGTCAGGGAATGTTGCCATTGGTGGTGGAAAGAGGACCCGAGCAGCACCCCCAAAGACCTGGGTTCTCGTCCGAGCGCTGCTGTTTACTAGCCTTGTCATTTTGGATGAGTCACTTTCCCTTCCCAGGCTTCAGTGTCCCCATCTACAAAATAGAAGGATAGGCCTAGAATTCAGATGCTGAATGATCTTTAAAATCTCTTTCCGCTGATCGGTCACTGCTCACCTTCCTCCCTAACTGGTCTATCTCCTGCTTCGGGGTAAGGACTCTCTAGGGCAAGAGCTCCGTCTCCCCCATCATTATGAACTTTATAATCAGTCACTATCTTGAAAAGGGAAGCCAAGGAGCTcagaaagaggaacaaaattCCCAATGTTGCCCAACTGCCAAATCCCCGATTTGGGGCCCAGAGGCAGGTCATAGAGAACCAACCTGTCCATTTGTCAACTCTTTGCCTCCCCTGACCCAACAGGATGCCCTTGCACCCAGgtcctcactcccaccccaacccAACACCGAAAGATAAGTAACTCTGGCTTCTTTGCTCCTCCCACCAGAACCACAAGCATCCGGGTCTATTCAGAGAGGTCTTAGAAGGAGCATCTGAGGGATGAAtggttttgtgaacctttatTCCTCTCACTGAACCCTGCTTCAGAGCCCACCCTGTCCCCCACTTTCTGCCCAGAGTCTGTCTCCTCCCCAGGCTAGATAACCCTGGCAGGTGAGCTGTTAAGAGGGAAAATGAACAAGTCAACCGATTTGGTTCTCAGTTTATCTAGGCTGAACTATTAAGTGTAACTCAGTCCCAGGGCTCAGAATCTTAACATGTGAAGGGCAAGTCGGCAGCCGTCTATATATTCTGATTTGAAGGGCTGTAGAAAGCCCCCAAAATGCCTATCCCACCAGCATGCCCACTCTCCCATAATCTCACAGTGTGGTTTTCTGATTTGTACCCTCATGggatattagagctgatgggaaCCTTGGAAGATTTCTCAGTAAAACCCCTTCAGTTTATAGATACAGGCAGAAGCTAGGGCCCAGAAAAGGGAAGTCacatgcccaaagtcacacaagtaGCAGCTGAACCAAGACAGCTCCTGGGGTTTCCATTTCCTTCACTGTAAAATGAGGGAGGTTAGACCGGATGGACTCTGCAGGCCCTGCCAGCGTCtgctctataaaaataaaaccaccaccATGTCTGTGGAGTGtcaagtgccaggcactgcgtatttttcttctttaattttcccaGTGAGCTATGCTACAGACAGTGTGATGCTGCGACCATGTTTATCCAAATAGGTGACTGGGGACATCATTTGTTCCTACTGTGATTctccgaaagtaagacctagctggaccatcagctctaatgggtcttttggagcaaaaattaatatacaaaatatattatagtaaaataagaccaggtcttatataacataacatactaataacataacataacataacataacataacataacataacataacataacataacataacataacataacataacataacataacaccgagtcttatataagaccgggtcttacattaatttttgctccaaaaacgcactagagctgatggtctggctaggtcttattttcggggacacagtATGTAAAATATCAACCGAACTGCCAACTGCCATTCTGTCACTCACATCATTTGCTTGGATCTCAGGCCCTGTCAGCCAGCAAGTCAGAGGCTCCTGCTAAGATGCcagtagccttgagaaagggaatgCTGTAGGCTGCTGCGCCCTGAGCTGGAGTCCACATGGTAAACTGAGTTTCCTCATGAAGTCATCCAATTGAGACAGTGTGGACCTGGCATCCAGAGACAGCAATCAGATGTCCCTTGGCCATTGCACAATTTCTGTAACTCTAACCCTAGGCTTCTCCTGACCCAGCTGCTACAGGAAGGGGAGAAGTGGGAGGGGGTCAGACCCACAGCAAGGCTATTGCACAACCCTGGGGGCCTGGCCTGCGTGATCCACCCTGGTTCTTAagtttttttctgtgtgtcttgttccttccttttctgcCCCCTCTCCTGCTTTCCAGCTCTGGGCCTTCCAGCCCCCAAAGTCAATACTGAGAACCCAGATGTGTCCAGAGATATCCTGAAGAGGCTGAGGGGCTGAGAAGCTTTGGGGTGCTCATTTGGAGATTCCTGAAGCCACCTCAGAGCCAGAGAATTTGCCTGCAATTTGGTGAGTCTTCCAGACTGGGGTTGCCCTCCATCTGCCCTGTCAGTTAGAACCCCCTTGGAAGGATATCCAAGAAAACTGGTAGCAGTGACTGCCCTGGGAAGGGGCCCTGGGCCGCTAGGAACAGGGAGACTTCAtcttcattgtatgtatatttactTCTCAAACATGAAAAAcggatttttgttttaatgaaaaaaaaaaacatacacgtttgcattaaaatatattttgaaaatcttcttCAACGTAAAAAAAGTATATGCTCGAGCAAACCTGGAGGGAGGCATAATgggatgataatttttttttaaattgtggttaaaaaaaaactcacataACTTTGATCAtgttaacaaatttttaagtgggCAGCTCAGTCATCTTAACTGTATTCACGCTGTTGGGCAATAGTTCTCTAGaacttttccattttgcaaaactgaaactctatacccactgAACAGCAACTTCTGATGTTAATCTTTTTCGGTAGATGAACATACTAAAGCCCAAACAGGGTAAGAAACTTATTTCTCTCAAAGTGGGCTCCTCCAGGCGTTTACGCCATCTGTCCATTGTCTACCTCTAAACTGTCtgagggggcggctggttagctcagtgggttagagcacagtgcccttaacaacaaggttgccggttcgatccccacatgggccagtgagctgcgccctccacaactagattgaaacaattacttgacttggagctgatgggtcctggaaaaacatacttaaaataaataaaagttaaaaaacaaaaacaaaaactgtctgaggccccttccccttcccccttgcATTAACCACTCCCTCCCCAAAAATGCCTCTCACGTCTCACATCTGTCTCTGCCCCCACCTTGCCATCCCCTTGGCCCCAGCTCAGGATTCAGCGTCTTTCCCCTGAACCATTTCAGGACACTTGTCACGGGGCTCCCTGACTTAATTCTGGCCCTCAGTTCAGTCCACATAGCAGCCAGAGTCTCCTTTCCAAGTGCAGATCTGGTCCTCAGACCCCCTTTGTAAATGCTGTCCCATGGCTCTTGCCAACTACAAGATGTAGTTCCAACTCTCAGGCTGGCACTCGAGGCCCTCCACCTGGCTCAGGACAGTGTCTCTGTCCCACAACCTAGCTTATACTCCCATACATCTTATACTCCAACCTCTTTAGGCTACTCCCCATTCTTCCAAACATTTTAGGAGCTCTCTTGTTGGCATGCCTgtgttcctctgtttcttttcctcgCCTTGTCTACTTTCTAAAAACCTACCAAGGTCCAACTGAACTGCCTCTATCACTGTGCACACGCTGAGCCCTGATCAAAACTCATCCCTTCTTCCTTCAAGCCCCTGGCTTGTCCCCTGCATTATAGAAGAGCTGGCCTCCATAAATGATGACTGATTGAATAATTAGTTGAGCCGTTAATTTCATTATGCTGCTCCTGCTTTCCATGGGCTCATGCGAGGGAAGAAGAAGGCACAGTTTTCTTGTCTGACCAGTGGCGTAGATGAGAACCTATGCTTCCTGGATCTTAACTCAGTGAGTCCTGGTTCTCTCATCCATCCAGACAAGGTAGCCCAAGTGCTAGACAGCAGGGGACCCCAAAGGCCCTGCATGACATGTGGGCCAGTCTTAGGTGATTGCTGTATTATTTAGATTCTTCCCCCCAACTTCTGCATTCAGTTTGTTCATGAGTATTTATCATGGTCACAACTAACTCTCATCTTTTCTGGGAAAGAGATCTTAGAGTTAATAGTCAAGCGTGTTAACTTTGGTTGGTTGACAGCTCTACCTAGATAGAGGGCTTTGGAAGTGGTCAGTGAACTGAGTGCTTGGACTATGGACACGTCCCTAATGGCCATCGTTACTGGAGACCATTGAGGGAAGGCGAATTCCCAGCTAATCTCAGGATAGTCCCCTAGACTTGGGGGagagacacagccctgctgaccAGGAGCATGTGGTCTGCTGATACCCTTGTCCAAACAAGAGGACAGACCCACATTGCCTTATACGTAAGTGCTGGGACAAAGCGAAGGCTGTGGTGATAAAGCTTGTGGAGTATGGTTAAGGGGTGGGAGCATTCAgtgaaggcttcctgaaggaagtgAGTGGGGAGCCTCATTTAAAGGGACTGACATATGGTATTTTAGAGACTAGCATGCAAAGCTGTCTTCAGATGTTTTTCTATATTATACACTAAGGATCTCCgagaaggaaaaggaacattTATTATCACCTATTACATGCCGAGTACACAGTGACTTTGTGTCAGAAGGCAGGATAGTTGAGGTgctgtgtcttctttctttgggGGCTGGTAAAATTCCAGAGCAGACTTACTGCTCCTTTCACTCAGGCCCAACCCTGTCCTCTTCTCCAGCACCTGCAGTGGTTATCAGCCTCACCCCAGCCACCTCCTTTGCAACAGAATTTCCCCCAAATAGCTAGGAATACCCAGGGTATTTGGGACATAGAATGCTTGAGAGGTCAAGTGACCCAGCCTCTGGTTCCAGGGAGAGTGACATCTGAGCCATCCCCAAACATCTAAACGGCGTCTATGGAGTATAACAAAAGAGCTATGTTGCCTGTCTTCTAATAATGCCACAGTCCTGCCCAGAGCTGGCATGGAAGTCGAGGGGCTGTGAGCTGGTCATGGAAGAGCAGGACTCTCTCCTGGCTCTACCTCTAATATTCTCTGGATCATGGTCAGGCTACTTATTCTCTCGGGGCCTCAGTTCCCCTCTGTGTAAACTGGAAGGCATTACATCAAATAACCGCTAAGGTCCTCTAGCTTAAAGCTCAGTGACATACAGATTCCAAAGAAAAGACAGATCAGTATGGGTTACAATGGCCAAGGCAGGCTTTATTCCACAAGTACTTACTGAGCATCTGTTGCGTGCTGTCATAGTGCTCATGTGTAGAAGTGAGTAAAACAGACATAGTCCCTACCTTCACCGAGCTTGAAATctagtggagaagacagacaagTAAACTGTGACGCTGGGATTTTAGCTGGGGTGTGGAGTGAGGAGGTCATTCAAGCTATAAGTAACAGAAGCCCTTGTCTCTCTTTTCTGTCACCACCAGAGCATCCTCCCATACTTCCCCACCTCAATCCCTGTTGCTATGGAGACCACCAATGGGACCGAAACCTGGTATGAGAGTCTGCACGCTGTGCTGAAGGCTCTAAATGCCACTCTTCACAGCAACTTGCTCTGCCGGCTGGGGCCAGACAACCTGACTGTGGAGCGGCAGACCAGCCTGCCTGGACGTAATGACAACTCCTACATGTATATTCTCTTTGTCATGTTCCTATTTGCCGTCACTGTGGGCAGCCTCATCCTGGGATACACCCGCTCCCGCAAAGTGGACAAGCGCAGCGACCCCTACCACGTGTACATCAAGAACCGCGTGTCTATGATCTGAGGCCAGGAGGTCTGGGTGGCTCACGATCAAGACCTTCAGGTTGTCTTCTGGGGCCTCCAGAACTCAGCCATGGATCACACAGGTCTCAGTGTCCCTACCTGTAAGGTCAACCGGAAACAGTGCTAAGGGATGCCGTCCgtgggctgggaggagaggggcaaGCCTGGGCCCTGTGGATCAGGACTTTTTCCCAGCAAAGATAGATTTTATAATAGTGGGAGCCCCATGAACAAATATACAGAAGTAGCAAAAGATAATAACCAATGACTGGTCCAGTGGCGGGagccctgggggttgggggttaggggctggaggaaggagaaaaggaagttgtggcagaaggaaatgaaacaggaaGATGCACtgaggacacttttttttttaatgtgttatctCCAATGACCATGAGAAGCAGCAATGATTATCCCGCATCACAGGAAATCTGAGTAATAgtacttatttatatttgttcacattttatgtttttcaaccCACTTAACATTTGTGATTTTACCCCCCTGTGAGGAAAGCAGGGAAGGTGCAATTCTGCTCACTTGGGCCAGAGTGGTGCCACTAGAACCCAGGAACTCGGGTCTCCTTGCCCAGTGCTTTGCAAAACTCTGCCACACAGGGGTGGATCCAGGCCTGAACAATATACAATTCGGGGAGCCCTCCTTAAGAAAACGAATTCAAAAATATCTTACTTCTACAAATATTACAAACACAGATGACCATGTTACTACATGGCTAGGGAGCCTCCTCAGACCTTAAGAAGGAACCGCGCCAGTGCAGGGCCCTGAATGGTAAGCCTCCTTGGCTCCATGGTTCAGGTGCTGCTCCAGCCATGTCACAGTTGTCACAGCGCCCTTCCCAGCCACAGCTCGTCATGGGGACTCCGCTACCTCTCACGCAGCCTGCTCCATTGTGATTGAGTTCTGTGAGAAATTTTCTGATACCAAGTTGAAATCTGCTTCTTGAAATTATTACCACACCTAGATTATCATGTTAAAAGAAATAGTGTGCACCAGGCAGGTACCTGGTCCGTGAAAAGAGAACCCGCCCTGATTCTACCACGAATGAGTATGATACCGACTAGTCACCTCTCCGATCCCTTCCCACTTCAGCAGTGAAACAGACACTCTAAGAGCCCTACCAATTCTGACAGTCTAGGCTTCATGTACATTAGGTTGAACTATATAAAACTGCTGTGTTTGTGGGTCAAAAACAGCTGAATGTCGGTAGTTTCGTATGGTTCAGTCAAAACCTGCAATGTGGCAGGTTGAATACTTGACAAGCTACAAATCCCAAGCTGGAACCTCCCACTGTTCTGTTTGATTTCTGTTTAAGGAATCTCCTTGGAGTCTCCAGGAGGCCATATTGAAACATACATATTCAAGTATAGCAAAAACtctaaaagaatattttgatagCAGTTGTCTTTGAGGAGAAAGATTATGGGTAATGTTCCCtttctactttaaaatgttatgtaatattttattcatttgcccATAAGTATGTTACTTGTATAAtaaggcggggggtgggggggggagctACTTccactttgaaaaaataaatgccagTGTGTTTCTTGAATGGAGGATCACAGAACACATTTGTTCTCGTGAGCAATTAGTTATGTTCACTCCCTAAGCCCCGTGTGTGCTTCAGCCTGTCCTTATGCCTTCTTGAGGGAGAAGGTGGAGGCCTGCTGCAGAAGACGTGAAGTAAGGGACGACAGACTCAGAACTCTACGTCTTGATGGGACTTTAGAGACCACCCAGCCCAAACTCCCAAATAAAATATGGATTGTAATCAAGTGTAAGTAAGAATGAATGTCAGGTGACGGATGCTGGAAGAGTTTTGAGAAATGAGACTGAATAGAtctggaggaggcagagaaaggtcGAATTTAAACTGGGCTTTGAATGGCAGGACAGATCTAAATGGGCAGAGTGAATGAATGGAACAAGACAAGGGCAGGTTGGAGGCAGAAACGTGGGAAGACCACCCTCCTGAAGAGAAGAAGCAGGCCCAGCATGGCTGCTAAATTTCAGGGTCCCCGCCCAGAGAGGAGGCTCCCCTTCACACAGTCCTTATACTCACGGGGCTTGATAATAGAATAATACAAATGTTGTTGCTGGCAAGTTACAGAAACCCAATGCATATTAGCATATGTGCAAGAGGGGATTTATTGAGAGGAGTATGGGGCAATCACAAGTTCAAAAGAGGAGATGCAGACACGGGCCAACTCCAGGGAGCTCAGAGCCTGAAACTAATATGCATTCACAAAGTAGAGGTTCAGTATATCTGACACACACCCAGGATGGGACTAAGTACAATTCTAGGATTTTAAGGTGGTGTAATGTGAGCATTCTAATATCCTATGATACAGgtactcccctcccctccccccagctctgccccaccccGTTTGTCTGGGATTTCTATCCCTCTACCTCTCTCAGCTCACAGGCTCTTTGTCTGCACGGgtctgccctctgctggccagaTCCAGCACACCGCCCTGAGCCCTCAAAGCCAAACCTGAAATCCCTCGTTCAACAGATATATGTCTTGAATGCCTAGGCACACACGGAATACAGAAGTAAATAGGAAAGAGCAAAGAAATCCATGCCCTAATACTTAAGAGCATTTACCACATGTCAGGTAGTGGTCTAAGCATTTTACACACATTAACTCATTTAGCGTTTAAAgccttcacaacaaccctagtTAGTAGGTTTTCCTTACGGTTACTTCAATAGAGCGCACTTTTCATCTTCAGCTCCCTAAGCCCAATTTCGGCGCCATGGCACACCCAGCCCAGAGCATGGATCTGAACAGTTCCCAGAAGTCAATGGGAAAGTGACTTGGGAAAATGATGGCAGGGTATTGACACCAATAGACTGACGGTgggttccctagaagcagagcctgagatagGCATTTACTGAGAGGAGCATGTCAGGGAAAAACGTGCAAGGGAGAGAATGAAGTAGGTAGGAAAGGGGAAAAGCCAAACCAGGTGTGTCTCAGGTCCTGCCTGATCCACAAGGAACCGCTGTACGTGGCTCGGGCATAAACCACACGGCAGGATTCCACCCCCTTGAAGGAAGAGGGCTGGCCTCTTATGCCCCCGTATCAGTCAGTCATTGGTTGTGGTCCGCCCTGGTGGGGAGCGAGGACAAGTcgagggaaggaaggaggttcTCATCAGCTGAGGGCAATTCTCTGGGGAAGGGTGGCATCTGTGAGCTACTGCAGGCTAGCACAGTGGTGGAAGAGAGATAAACAAGGAAGTTGTCTTGGTTGGAGATTAGCAACAGCCTGGTTCCTCAGGAAGGTTCTAAAGCTCATGACAGCATCGGCCCCGCCTTCTGTGGCTAGCTGCTTCTCCCCCTTGTCAGTCATCCTTGGCTGCTGGCTGCTAGCGGGGGAATTAACTTCCCGGGGGTGCTCACTTTGGCTAAGGCAGAGTCACTGGAGAATAGGGCAGCCCTGAGCTGATGGCAGCCGACACCCACCGCAGCTGGGGGAAGGGGTCTGTATGGGGCTCCGTCAGCAGCCTCTACAGCTGTGCTATTGGGACAACAGGAGAAGCAGCAGAGGGTTACATCTTGGGAGTTCCTTATAGTTTAAGAGACAAGAAGCACAcagcaaagagaacaaaacaagatAACACCAAATAGAACTGAGTAGCAAACAATATAGTTATGTACCAGAAAATGTGGGGCACAGATATTACAGGTGACAGTCTACAAGAGGAGAGGGAGGTATCCAAAGCTGTTTCCCGGATATCTGAGGAAGGGTATGAAGAACTGGTAGGCTTTGATTCAGAGGTCCAACGTAGTATGGTCCAAGCTGGTGCTTcaaggacatggatggctctgcTCGACTcagtcattcagggacccaggatAATGGTTACCTGGGTCCTTGAATGTAACTTACACGTTTACCACAGTGGAAGCATTTCTAATTAGGAGAGAGGAAGAAGTCCAGGGCCAGAGATTTACTCTTAAACAAGCCAGGCAAAAGCTGCATACAAGCCTTCTGTTCACATCCTTTGATGAGGGCTTAGTAACATGGCCACAACTGGCCACAGAGGTGCTGGCAGATGAGGTTCCTATCTGGGCAGTCAGGTCCCAGCCCCATCTCTACTACCATGAAAGGGAAGAATAGATTTTGGTGGTCAGCTAGTAGTCTTCACCCACACTTCACCCTTCCCCAGGACTGGCCATGATCAAAACATGTACAGCCTGCCAAGAAGGAAGAAGTGCTGTTACTCTGATTCAATCCTGTTTTCTGGGTGATGGGGGTTACGGTGAGCACTTGTGGGTATAGCTAAGTCTGTCCTGGCAGTGTGACTTTTGCTCCGTTTTTTTCTGGCACTGGTCTGGTCTCTCCTCTCATTGGAGTAGTAATATCTAAGGTATTAATTTAGGCGTAGAGGAAATAGACAAAGCAAGGCATTCAGCCAACTTTGCGTAGGAAAAAGAGTCCTCTTTCAGGTACCATGAAGAAACCAAGAACATGATCTGACTGCATGAAATCAGAGAAGCCATCTGTGGCAGTGGTAAAACTGTGACAGAGAATGAGCTCCTGGGAGCGAGAGAGTCAGAAATTagtgaacaggaaagaaaaaaggaagaaaaacatatttgatgAGCAACCAATCTCTGACAGGCACTATGCTGGGAATTTGCATGTTACcttatttcaccttttaaaaaattcttgaggaaaattttttattttaattttataaatgaggaaacagaagcttaACATTCACTTAAATTAATATGTGGCGCTGTCTAGATTTCAACACAAACTTGCCTGAATTCAAAGCCCATGTTCTCCCCGCTAGAGCTCTGAGAGTTATATTAGATCCTTTCTCCCAGCAGACTTTGTGGCTGGCCTCTCTGTTCCCCGTCAGGGATCAAGTAGAGCAGTCAGACTGTCATCCTTGTCCCACTCCTTCTACCCTCAACAAAGgtgcctaaaaaacaaaaacaaaacaaaacaaaacaaaacaaaaataaaggaaaggaaaggaaaggaaaggaaaggaaaggaaaggaaaggaaaggaaaggaaaggaaaggaaaggaaaggaaaggaaaggaaaggaaaggaaaggaaaggaaaggaaaggaaaggaaaggaaaacggCATTGTCACAATACTTATGGAAATAATAAGCTAATTGACACACCTCTTAGATGAGGGCCCCTGAGTCCTTGCAGCAGGAATTCTCAACATTGGAAACAAAGGGAACAGAGAGGCCAGCCACAGAATTTGCTGGAAGATCAGGAAGGTTTAATCTCTAGAAAAGATCTAATGTGAATCATTGGAGCACCTCCCTCAATTGGGGAGAGATTATTTACATTCACTTCAAAAGAGCTCTGTGGAACAGCTGCAGGCTTACATTTCTGCTCTTGATTTTTTAATCATTCAtgcaacacatatttattaagtgtctagATGTCAGGCAATGGGTTTGGCTCTAAGAATATGGAAGAAAACAAGATAGGCACAGCCCCTTCCTACGTGGAGCAAGGATTACCTCACCCACTTCagtttttctacttaaaaatttttcGATTCCTATGAAGCTTTACATTGAACCCTTTGGCCTCCCTTGGACCCCATTCAAAGTGAAAGAGGCTTGCTTCACTCAACTTACTGCTCTGTTTATAATTCTATGGTAATTTTCTCACATTGTACCCTGTAGGCATGTCTTTTCCCCTTCTTAGAAACAGTGCAAAGGTGCAGGCAAGGACTGTGTCTAATATATCTCTGGGCCCTGATCACTAGGGTAAGGCTTGGCCCAAAATGGATGCTGCATAAATATCGGTGGAATGAATCAACATTATCATAAATTTTGTGCAACATAACCTCTCATATGTGTATTGTGCTTCCAACCCTTCGAAGTATTTCCATCTCCATTATCGCATTTCATTTCGAGAGTTTGATCCAGTGGATTCAGCTAAAAACGGATGTGAGAGCCTTTTGTAAAACATAAATGGTGAAGGATTGTTATTGAACTCTCGTGCTAACTCTAAGGCCAGAATAATTTGGGTGACAtacttaaggtcacacagcaggagtCTGTACTAGAGTCTATGTCTCTTGACTTCCATTTCTGGACTTTTCCTCCCTGTATCAAGGGGCAACTAACAAAAGAGACACATAAAAAGAGCTCTGGGATGTGCCTACACAGGAATGTGACTGCAGACTCCCAGGAGTAGACACAGTGGTGCTCTGCTCGGATACTTGGGGCCAATGTACCCATTACCCAGCTGCTGGGAACATGAGCTGTTGACAGCGCACAGCTGCGTCCCTTACTGTGTCCCTCACTGCCATGGGCCACAGGGAACTATTTCATCTCAGGTTACACCCCCTCCTGGGAACAGCTCACAGTGACAGACTGATGCAGGGATACAAAGGTCTGGTTCCATGGCTTCG
Coding sequences within:
- the KCNE3 gene encoding potassium voltage-gated channel subfamily E member 3, producing METTNGTETWYESLHAVLKALNATLHSNLLCRLGPDNLTVERQTSLPGRNDNSYMYILFVMFLFAVTVGSLILGYTRSRKVDKRSDPYHVYIKNRVSMI